AAGGTAAGAATATTCTTCCTTAAATACTTTATCGTCACCAAAGAATGTATCAACCAGTTCTTTTATTGATAAATCAATTGCAATTACTCCAATAATCTCATTTGTTTGTGGATCTGTAACTGTTTTTGATACAGTAATTAATACGTCATTATTTCCTGCATCAACATATGGTTCAGAAATTATGATTTTTCCCGGCGTTTTCATTGAAGCCTTATACCATGGCCTTGATGTTGGATCATAATCAGCAGGCAAATCATCACTTGGGATGGATAACATAGTTTTGTCCTTTAATCCCATATATACTGCTGCATAGTGGTAATTATCAACAATATTTTTAAATATTTTAAGTATATTGGTTCTTTCATCATGTTGATTGCTGTATGCCGACTTTACATTAATGTCATTGGATAATGTATTTAAAAGGTTTATAATTGGGTCAAAATATGTTTCTAATAACTTTGCATTGGTATCGGTAACTGAACGAAGATGTTTTTTATAATTTTCAAAGCTCTTGTTATAGTTGTTATATGTGCTAATTCCGGTAAATATAGCCATTGGAAGAATAGAGATTAAGATAATAATACCTATCATTTGAGCTTTTAATGATTTCATATTTAACCTCCTTTTGTTAGATTGTTATTTTTTTAATTAAGTTAATCCCAAAAAATTACCCAAAAAGCAAAAGCTTTTTGGGATATCTAAGATAAATAATAAAAATTATCCTTACAAGTTCTTACTATAAGAAGCAATGTATAAATTTCTCATCCATTTAATATCTTCTTCTGATAATTTATGTCCTCCGCCCATTAATTCAACATTAAAAGCTATATTAGCGCTTTTTTCTGTTATTTCAGCTGCTATTAAAGCTTCTTTTAAAGTTCTTCCTATTGCCACAATTCCGTGATTTGCTAATAAAATTCCATAAACTCCTAACTTAAACTTTTTAACTGCTTCTATAGCAAGATCCTTTGTTCCGGGAAGCTTATATTCAGCCACTGGTATTTCCCCGCCAATAATTTGTGCCTGGTCTTCAATATAACATGGAACAGGTTTTCTCAAAGCTGAAAAAATTGAAGCATAAAGACTGTGTGTATGAACTACTGCTGTTATTTCAGGAAAATTCTTATAGATTTCAAGATGTAAAGCTTTTTCGCTTGATGGTTTTAAACCGTCTATATGTTTTTCTGTTTCAAAATCAAGAACAGATATATCATCCACATTTAAAACATCATATGGAACACCTGATGGAGTAATATATATCCTGTTTCCGTCTCTAATACTAACATTTCCCCATGTTCCTTTAATTAACCCTTTTTTTTCCAGATACTCAATTGCATAAATAATTTCTTTTTTCAATATATTTTCACCTACCTATTATTGTAAGCCTTAACAGCTTCAGCGAGTATATATGTTGCCTTTTTCAATTTTTCACTTTCAAGAACATAAGCAATTCTTATTTCCTGTTTTCCAGAACCTTCTGTAGCATAAAAACCTGTAAGTGGTGCAACCATTACAGTAGTATTGTCAATAGCAAAATCTGTAAGCATCCATTTTACAAATTCTTCGCTATCGTCAATAGGTAACTTTACAGAAACATAAAATGCACCTTTTGGTTTTTTAAATACAGCACCTTCTATTTTTGACAACTCTTCATAAACAGCTAATCTCCTTTTATCATATTCTTCGTAAACTTCTTTTATGTATGAATCATCCATTTCAAGAAGTCCTATAGTTCCTAATTGAGCTGTCATTGGAGGACAGAGCCTTGATTGAGCCATTTTCATTACCTGGTTGTATAATTCTTTGTTTTTGGTAGCGAAAACACCTACTCTTGCACCACATGCGCTATATCTTTTTGAAATACTGTCTACAACAATTGTTCTATCGTATTCTTCAAAGGCCATTGTAGAAATATGTTTTGTTCCGTCAAATGTAAATTCCCTATAAACTTCATCAGAAATAATAAACAAATCGTGTTTTTTAGCAAAATCTACAATTCTTTTTAATTCTTCTTCTGAGTATACAGCTCCTGTTGGGTTTGAAGGATTTGAGAAAATAATGCCTCTTGTTTTTGAAGATAAAGCTTTTTCAAATTCTTCTGTGGAAGGAACTGCATATCCTGTTTCAGGTAAAGCTCTTACAGGAACGAGTTTTACGTTAATCATTTCGGCAAATCCTCTGTAATTTGCATAAAATGGTTCAATTACAATTACTTCATCTCCTGGATCAGCAATAGCAGCCAATGCAAATACAATAGCTTCACTTCCGCCATTAGTAACGATAATTTCTTCTGGTGTAAATGGAATGTCATGCTTATTATAATATTTTGAAAATGCTTCCCTTAATTCCATTAATCCTGCTGAATGAGTATAGGCAATAACTTCAGGTTTATAATTTTCAATGTAATCAAAAAATGCTTTTGGAGTTTCAAGATCTGGTTGTCCTATATTTAAATGCAAAACAGTTTTTCCAGCTTTTTTTGCTTCTTCTGCATATGGAACAAGCTTTCTAATAGGTGATGCCTGCATGTTTAAAACCCTTTGTGAGAAATTCATTTTTTTCCCTCCCGGTATTAAAAATTTTGATATTTTTTTCATAACTAATTTTACCATAAATGTTAAGCTTTTTTTCATATAAATTTGTAATAATTAAGTGTAGCATTTATTAAATCTTAAAACATAATAATATAAGAATGAAAGAGTGAGAGCAATGGATATTGAGTATTTAAAAAAATATGGTAAAATAATAGGGGTTGATGAAGCTGGGCGAGGACCGCTGGCAGGACCTGTTGTTGCTGCTGCAATTGAAGTGGAAAATGAGAATCAACTTAAAATACTTGAAGAGATTTCAAATGATTCAAAAAAATTATCAGAAAAGAAAAGAGAAGAGATTTATGAAATATTAATAAAAAACTTTAATTATTCAATAGAAATTGCTACACCTGAAGAAATAGATATTTATAACATATTTTCAGCAACGACACTGGCAATTGAAAGGAATTTAAAAAAATATAATCTTTCAAATGCTTATGTTATAATAGATGGCAAGAATTTCAAATTAAGTATTGAAAATTATGAATGTATTGTTAAAGGAGATGCAAAGTCTAAAACAATAGGAGCTGCTTCAATACTTGCCAAGGTTTATAGGGATAGATTAATGGTAGAACTTGATAAACAATATCCGGAGTATAACATGAAAAAACATAAAGGATATCCAACAAAAGAACATATAAAACTAATAGAAGAAAATGGAATAAAAGAATTTCATAGAATAACCTTTAATCCAATAAAAAGAATGATTATTGAAAAAAACGTTTCAATTAATAAAAAAGAATTTTCCACCATGCGTTTAATGAGAATAGGAGTACTTTAATGAAAGGGGATAATATGAGGGATAAAGCCAGAGAAAAGTTTGAACAATTGCTTGAAATAATGGAAGAGTTACGTTCTGAACATGGTTGTCCGTGGGATAGAAAACAGACTCACGAAAGCTTAAAACCATATATGATTGAAGAAGCATATGAAGTGGTGCATGCAATAGACGAAAATAATATGGATGAATTAATTGAAGAATTAGGAGATGTAATGTTGCAGGTTGTATTTCATTCACAAATTGCAAGAGAAAATAATGAATTTACAATTGTTGATGTGCTTGAAAGAATTAATTCAAAAATGATACGTCGTCATCCACATGTTTTTAAAAATGAAGGGGAATATTCATATGAACAATGGGAAAAAATAAAGGCTAAAGAAAAAGGGAAAAAGCAATATTCAAAAATAGGTGAGATAAATAAAGGACTTCCACCATTAATGAATTTAAGAAGATTAATAGAAAATTCATTTGCAGTGGATTATGACCCATATAAAGAAAAAAATATATTTGAATTATTAAAGAGAGATTTGGAAAGTCTTGAAAATGAAGGTAACGAAAATAATGAAATAGAATTATTAACGCATTTAATCTATTATTTTGTAAAAAAAGAAAGAAATATAGATTCACTGTTATCAAAGGCTGCAAAGGAATATTTTGAAAAATATAAGAAATTTGAAAACGGGGAGGATAAGGAATGAAAAAAGGTTTGTTGATTTTGATGATGATTGTATTTGCTATTGTATCTGTTTTTGGTGTAGTTAGTTATCAGGAATTAGAGGATAAAACCATTGTGAAAATCAATGGTGAAGCTGTAAATTACGATTATTTCCAATCACAGGCAAAGACGCTTGAATTATTAAGAGGAATAAACAATTTAAATGGTGAATTTTACAAAGTGCTCGTTGGAAGCAAAGAAGGAAACCAAACAATTCAAAAATATGAAAAAATGAAATTGGATAAATTAAGTGGTGAAATATTATTTATTCAATTTACAGAAAAAGAAAAAGGGATAAATCTTGAAAAAGAAGAACTTTTTAATAGCATTTCAAATGATATAAATAATGTATTTAAAAGTTCAGGATTGTCAGAAGATAAAATAAAGCTTTATTTATTATCAAAGGGTTTCGAAAATAAAGAGCAATATATTTATAGTATATATCATGAAAAGTTATATAAAAAAGCAATATCAGCGATTTATCAATATCTTCTTGAAAATGTAGAAGTATCAGATGAGGAAATAAAAGCGGAGTATGAAGCTAATAAAGATTCATATTATAGTCCTCAACGAGCAACATTGGATTTGATTCTTTTTAAAACAAGCGAAGAGGCTTCTCTTGTATATCAGAAAATAATAGATGGGTATTATACATATGATGATGTATATAAAACAAAATTGGAAAGTTCAGAAGCAACGTCTTTGACTATTTCTCTTGAAGATAATACAAATGATCTGGTTAATCAAATAAAATCTTCCTTTCCAGGCGCAATATTAAAACCAATGAAATACAGTGGCTCTATTTATTCTCTTATAAAGATTGAAAAGAAATATCCTAAAAGATCTTTAACTATTGATGAGGCAAAGGAAAGAATAATAAACAAATTAAAAGATGAAAAAGCAAAGAAATTATTTGATAAATTGGTCGCTGAAGAATTTGAAAAATTTAAATCAAATTCAACGGTAATAATTAATTCAAAATATTTCAAAGGAGATGAAAGCAATGGCAAAAATAACTAAAGAAGATGTAATGAATGCTTTAAAAAATGTATATGATATGGAAATAGGTTTTGATGTAGTCTCATTAGGGCTTATATATGACGTAAATGTTGATGAGGAAAATAACGTTCATGTATTAATGACATTAACAACACCAATGTGTCCTCTCGCAGGGATGATTACAGAAGATGCGAAAAATAAAGTTGGATCAATTGAAGGTGTAAAAAGCGTAAAAGTAGAATTAACCTTTGATCCTCCATGGGATCCTTCAAAAGCTTCAGATGAAGTAAGAACAATACTTGGAATATGAGATTAAATGAATATATAAAAAATAATAGGGAAATAATGTTAAAAAAGGGGATATTTAATCCCCTTTCTTTTGTTGCAAAATTAATTTCAAAAATAAAAAAAATAGAATTTTCAAAGATTATCCTCGATCGTGATTTTGAAATAGATGATAAATTGCTATTACTCCTGAATAAGATAATTATTGAAGATTATCCTGTGGAATATATCACCAAATCTGCAGAATTTATGGATTTTGAATTATATGTTGATGAAAATGTATTAATTCCGAGGATAGAAACAGAAGATCTTGTTAAAATTGCAATGAAAATAATAGAAAAAAATAAATATAAAAATATACTTGATCTTGGAACCGGTAGTGGAGCAATTGCAATAGCATTAAAAAAAAGCTTTCCGGAAATTAATATTTATGCATCTGATATTTCTGAAAAGGCTTTAAAAGTTGCTAAAAAAAATGCTGATAAAATTAATGTGAAAATAGAATTTTTTGAAAGTGATATTTTTTATAACATTCCAGAAGAAGTTTTAAAAAAAGTAGATTTTATAGTTTCCAATCCCCCGTATGTAGAGGAAAAATTTTATATAAACTCAAATTCATTAAAGTATGAACCTGAAAATG
This is a stretch of genomic DNA from Marinitoga piezophila KA3. It encodes these proteins:
- a CDS encoding class II aldolase/adducin family protein; its protein translation is MKKEIIYAIEYLEKKGLIKGTWGNVSIRDGNRIYITPSGVPYDVLNVDDISVLDFETEKHIDGLKPSSEKALHLEIYKNFPEITAVVHTHSLYASIFSALRKPVPCYIEDQAQIIGGEIPVAEYKLPGTKDLAIEAVKKFKLGVYGILLANHGIVAIGRTLKEALIAAEITEKSANIAFNVELMGGGHKLSEEDIKWMRNLYIASYSKNL
- a CDS encoding pyridoxal phosphate-dependent aminotransferase, whose product is MNFSQRVLNMQASPIRKLVPYAEEAKKAGKTVLHLNIGQPDLETPKAFFDYIENYKPEVIAYTHSAGLMELREAFSKYYNKHDIPFTPEEIIVTNGGSEAIVFALAAIADPGDEVIVIEPFYANYRGFAEMINVKLVPVRALPETGYAVPSTEEFEKALSSKTRGIIFSNPSNPTGAVYSEEELKRIVDFAKKHDLFIISDEVYREFTFDGTKHISTMAFEEYDRTIVVDSISKRYSACGARVGVFATKNKELYNQVMKMAQSRLCPPMTAQLGTIGLLEMDDSYIKEVYEEYDKRRLAVYEELSKIEGAVFKKPKGAFYVSVKLPIDDSEEFVKWMLTDFAIDNTTVMVAPLTGFYATEGSGKQEIRIAYVLESEKLKKATYILAEAVKAYNNR
- a CDS encoding ribonuclease HII; the protein is MDIEYLKKYGKIIGVDEAGRGPLAGPVVAAAIEVENENQLKILEEISNDSKKLSEKKREEIYEILIKNFNYSIEIATPEEIDIYNIFSATTLAIERNLKKYNLSNAYVIIDGKNFKLSIENYECIVKGDAKSKTIGAASILAKVYRDRLMVELDKQYPEYNMKKHKGYPTKEHIKLIEENGIKEFHRITFNPIKRMIIEKNVSINKKEFSTMRLMRIGVL
- a CDS encoding MazG family protein, producing MKGDNMRDKAREKFEQLLEIMEELRSEHGCPWDRKQTHESLKPYMIEEAYEVVHAIDENNMDELIEELGDVMLQVVFHSQIARENNEFTIVDVLERINSKMIRRHPHVFKNEGEYSYEQWEKIKAKEKGKKQYSKIGEINKGLPPLMNLRRLIENSFAVDYDPYKEKNIFELLKRDLESLENEGNENNEIELLTHLIYYFVKKERNIDSLLSKAAKEYFEKYKKFENGEDKE
- a CDS encoding peptidyl-prolyl cis-trans isomerase: MKKGLLILMMIVFAIVSVFGVVSYQELEDKTIVKINGEAVNYDYFQSQAKTLELLRGINNLNGEFYKVLVGSKEGNQTIQKYEKMKLDKLSGEILFIQFTEKEKGINLEKEELFNSISNDINNVFKSSGLSEDKIKLYLLSKGFENKEQYIYSIYHEKLYKKAISAIYQYLLENVEVSDEEIKAEYEANKDSYYSPQRATLDLILFKTSEEASLVYQKIIDGYYTYDDVYKTKLESSEATSLTISLEDNTNDLVNQIKSSFPGAILKPMKYSGSIYSLIKIEKKYPKRSLTIDEAKERIINKLKDEKAKKLFDKLVAEEFEKFKSNSTVIINSKYFKGDESNGKNN
- a CDS encoding metal-sulfur cluster assembly factor codes for the protein MAKITKEDVMNALKNVYDMEIGFDVVSLGLIYDVNVDEENNVHVLMTLTTPMCPLAGMITEDAKNKVGSIEGVKSVKVELTFDPPWDPSKASDEVRTILGI
- the prmC gene encoding peptide chain release factor N(5)-glutamine methyltransferase, whose product is MLKKGIFNPLSFVAKLISKIKKIEFSKIILDRDFEIDDKLLLLLNKIIIEDYPVEYITKSAEFMDFELYVDENVLIPRIETEDLVKIAMKIIEKNKYKNILDLGTGSGAIAIALKKSFPEINIYASDISEKALKVAKKNADKINVKIEFFESDIFYNIPEEVLKKVDFIVSNPPYVEEKFYINSNSLKYEPENALVAGKDGQDFFLRLSNEFPDLLFEKHYLFETTEFNIEKTKEILSEFGIIKIYRDSFEINRFVEKLKK